A genome region from Monomorium pharaonis isolate MP-MQ-018 unplaced genomic scaffold, ASM1337386v2 scaffold_184, whole genome shotgun sequence includes the following:
- the LOC105835329 gene encoding replication factor C subunit 3: MSLWVDKYRPTTLAKLDYHLEQAEDLKNMVQKRDFPHLLVHGPSGAGKKTRILCILRELYGAGAERLKIENMQFQTPSNKKLEILTISSNYHTEVNPSDAGIYDRIVVMELIKATAQTHHIDIGQKEFKVVLLSNVDQLTKDAQHALRRTMEKYINTCRLILCANSTSRVLPAIRSRCVRIRVPAPTSSEIKSILHSICKREGLTLPDELANRLIEASDRNLRRAILMLEACKVEQYPFTADQKISEPDWQVYIRTTASKMVSEQSPKVLLEVRNRFYDLLTRSIPCDLIFRGLLQECIKNCDDQMKREIIDVASEYQHRMIRGSKPIFHLEAFAARFMAIYKRYIESSLDGFI; the protein is encoded by the exons ATGAGTTTGTGGGTTGACAAATATCGTCCAACGACACTTGCAAAGTTGGATTATCATCTCGAGCAAGCGGAGGATTTGAAAAACATg gtgCAGAAACGAGACTTTCCACATTTATTAGTACATGGACCCTCTGGTGCAGGAAAGAAAACtcgaatattatgtattttaagagaactttATGGAGCTGGGGCTGAgagattaaaaatagaaaacatgcagtttcaa ACACCATCtaataagaaattagaaatattgacAATAAGCAGTAATTACCACACAGAAGTAAATCCGAGCGATGCAGGGATATATGATAGAATTGTTGTCATGGAATTAATAAAAGCGACTGCACAAACACATCATATAGATATAGGCCAGAAGGAATTTAAAG tgGTACTGCTGTCAAACGTGGATCAGCTTACAAAAGATGCACAGCACGCGCTTCGCAGGACAATGGAGAAATATATCAATACATGCAGACTGATTCTGTGCGCGAACTCGACATCGCGAGTCTTGCCTGCGATTCGATCGCGATGCGTGCGAATCAGAGTCCCCGCCCCAACTTCCTCTGAGatcaaaagtattttacattCGATTTGTAAACGTGAAGGACTTACTCTACCTGATGAATTAGCTAATCGATTGATCGAAGCTAGCGATAGAAATCTTCGACGAGCAATACTAATGCTCGAGGCTTGCAAAGTCGAGCA atatccATTTACTGCTGATCAAAAGATATCGGAACCGGATTGGCAAGTTTACATACGAACTACAGCCAGTAAGATGGTCTCGGAACAGTCGCCTAAAGTACTTTTGGAAGTACGCAACAGATTTTATGATCTGTTGACGCGCTCTATACCGTGTGATCTAATCTTCAGAGGATTATTGCAAGagtgcataaaaaattgtgacgATCAGatgaaaagagaaattatCGATGTCGCATCGGAGTATCAGCATAGAATGATACGCGGCTCAAAACCTATATTTCATTTGGAGGCTTTTGCTGCGCGGTTTATGGCGATTTACAAGAGATACATTGAATCATCTTTGGatggttttatataa